The Bacteroidales bacterium genome contains the following window.
AACATACTTCGGCCTTGAAAAAAAGCCGGTTAAGGTCTCCGAGCCATATCAGATGCTGGGCGAATTTGATGAAGAGCTGGCCCGGATAATGGGCATTGATACTGTTGGACTGACTCCGCGAAATAACATGTTTGGCTTTCCGAACGAAAACTGGAAGGAGTTTCTTACCCCCTGGGGACAGATTGTGCTGGTGCCTGAAAAGTTCATTACCACAAGCGATCAGGATGGGGCCCTGTTGATGTATCCCGAAGGCGACAGGAATGCTCCCCCCAGTGCCCGGATGCCGCGCGACAGCTTTTTCTTCGACACCATTGTAAGGCAGGAGCCGTTCCGCGAAGAAGAGCTTACTCCCGAAGCCAACCTGGAAGAATTCGGATTCATTACCAATGAGGAGCTGAACTACTGGAAAAAACAGATAGAAAAAATTGCCGGTACTGACAAGGCCGTGGTAGCCAATTTCGGAGGAACTGCCCTGGGCGACATTGCCCTGGTGCCTGCGCCTTTTATGAAGTAT
Protein-coding sequences here:
- a CDS encoding methyltransferase translates to MTSKELIQQALLHRETNQIPVDFGATSVTGIHVKVVEQLRTYFGLEKKPVKVSEPYQMLGEFDEELARIMGIDTVGLTPRNNMFGFPNENWKEFLTPWGQIVLVPEKFITTSDQDGALLMYPEGDRNAPPSARMPRDSFFFDTIVRQEPFREEELTPEANLEEFGFITNEELNYWKKQIEKIAGTDKAVVANFGGTALGDIALVPAPFMKYPKGIRDITEWYMSTIMRQDLVRAIFDRQTEIAVENLKRIHAIAGNAIDVVFLCGTDFGTQDSQFCDVDTFRSLWLPYYKRMNDWIHQNTRWKTFKHSCGSVRPLIRSFIDAGFDILNPVQINAAGM